The genomic segment ACGCTGCCTTTCGACAAGGCAGCTTGAATATCATAATATTGTCCAAACTTTAGTACCATTAGAATAGCGTTGAGAACACAAATAGTGACGGAATACCCTTCGCGCATTCTATTTAAAAAATTAGAGTGAGGAGGGCTACCGACCCCGTCCATGCGCGCAGGGGCTGCCGCCGACTTAAAAAACGAAGCGAGGGTTTTAAGGATAATAGAACAAAAGGAGAGGATTTCTTAATATGGGCTTGCAAGTTCCACCCTTCACAGAACGGTTCCGCATCGGGAACCTGTTGCTTTTAGTGCTGAGCATCGGACTTGTATTTGGAGAAGTCAGTGCTGACAACCACGAAACGCAACCGGTCGTCAAGATAACAGGGACCGTCATAGATAATGATACCGAAACACCGATAGCAGAAGTATCAATTCGGGTCACGGACACACAGATTCGGGTCAAAACGGATGAAACAGGGGCATTTTCGCTGGGGTTGCCGAGTGGCACTTATAAAATTCATGCAAGCGCGCCGTTTTATAACACTTTTGTCATTACCGATTTTCAGGTGAGCACAGGAGCGGCACCCGCGCCCCTTCACATTAAACTGACCCCACAAGTCGTAAAACTCGATGCGATCAAGCTACCGGTGCGATTGAGCCAATCCAGTGAACGCGGGCTCCTCGAGAAACGGATGCGCAGCTCACGCATTGAAGATAGTATCAGTACAGAAGAGATTAGCCGGCTCCCGGCTTCATCTGCGGGTGAGGCTATTAAACGGGTGACAGGTGTCAGCATTGTCGGGGGACGTTACGTGTTCGTCCGCGGGCTCGGAGAACGCTACAGTAACACACTCCTGAATAACGTTGAGATTCCGAGTCCAGAGCCGAACCGCCGAGTTGTGCCGATGGATATCTTTCCGGCAAGCCTCCTCGCCAGTCTCCAGACAGTCAAGACCTTCTCGCCCGATCAACCCGGCGGGTTCGCTGGGGGTTCCGTTCAAGTGTTTACCAAAGACTTTCCAGAAGAATTGACGATGTCGCTGTCAATGTCAAGCAGTTTCAACACACAAGCGACAGGTGAAGACGGCTTGACGTATCCGGGCGGCAGCCTGGACTTTTTAGGATTCGACGACGGCTCGCGCGCGCTACCGAACATCGTCCGAGATCAGGCAGCCGATCTACCGATTCGAGAACGTGGACGTTTTACACCTTTAGGATTTACGCCCGCAGAAATTCAGGAGTTCGGACAATCGTTCGCCAACGTCTGGTCGCCCGAACGCCGACAGGTTCCCGTCAATCAAGGCTACAAATTCAGCCTCGGGAATAGTAACAAGATTTTTGGAAACAAAGAGTTCGGCTACTTAGGGGTCATCTCTTACGGCAACAGCCACAGTTACGGCACGCAAGTCCGTAATGCCTTCCGGCTCGGTTTGAACGAGACGCTTTCGCCTGTAACCTCGTATGACGTTGAACGCAGTGGAAAAGAAGTGGATTGGGGGAGCGTCCTAAATACGAGCCTTCGTTTCTCTCCAGAACATCTACTCAGCATCAAAACGCTTTTCACGCATACCGCTGAAGATGAGACGCGGACCTGGGAAGGATTCAACGCCGACAGAAATACCGATATGCGCAGCACACGGCTCCGCTACGTTGAACGCCAACTCTTCTCCGGACAAGTCGCAGGCATGCATGACTTTAACTTTGGAGAACCCGCATTACAAGCAACAGACGAAGATCCAAAACCGCCCGATGTCTCTATGGAGTGGAGACTTACCTATTCGCGCGCCTCCCGCGATGAACCCGACACACGTGAGAACATTTATGAAGACAGAGGCGATGGAACGTTCACTTTCCGAGACGTCACACATAGTGGTAGCAGGTTCTTCTTTGATCTTGAGGACGATGAATACAACGCACGTGTTGACTGGAAAATCCCGCTGGGTGCTGAGGGTCTCTTCAAATTCGGGGGACTCTTACGAGACAGGTCCCGGACGTTTGATGTGCGTAGATTTAGATTCCTACCTGCTGACCAAGTAGATGCGATCGTCAATCTATCCGAGCCGCCCGAAACCCTTTTCCAAATCCAAAACATAGCCCCTCGCGTTTTTGAATTGCGAGAGTCCACACGCGCCACGGATAACTACCTCGCAGACCAAAACATCTACGCAAGTTATCTGATGCTTGATCTACCGATTACCACAAAATGGCAGGTCATGACGGGGGTCAGATTGGAGTCTTCGGATCAAACGGTTACAACCTACGACCCGTTCGCTGCCTCCCGAAAGGAGATTGAAGCGAATTTGGAAACACTTGATTGGTTGCCGGGTCTGAACGTAACGTATCGCCTCACAGAGCGGATGAATCTACGTCTCGCCGCTTCTCGAACAATTACACGTCCGGATTTCCGAGAACTCGCCCCCTTTGAGTTCACGGATTTTGTCGGCGGCAGAACGATTCTTGGGAATCCAGATTTGGAGCGGACCCAGATCAACAACTTCGATTTCCGTTGGGAAACTTTTCCACAGATCGGGGGCATTTTGGCGGTCAGCGCGTTCTATAAGCGGTTCCAAAAACCGATTGAGCAGATCGTTCAACCACAGGCAGAGGTTCGGATTACCTACGAAAACGCTGAAGGCGCCAACAACTACGGCTTGGAGTTAGAAGCTCGTCAGAACTTAGGCGTTCTCACGGAGGCGTTGCGTAAATTCTCGATTAACACAAACGCCGCACTGATTTCCTCGCAAGTGGTTCTGCCGGAGGATGTCGGGATTCAGACCTCTTCCGAACGTCCGCTACAGGGACAGTGTCCATACATCGTCAACGTCTCCGTCGGTTTTGAAGATCCCAACTGGGGAATTTCCAGTGCAATCGCGTATAACATCTTCGGACGCAGGCTCTCTGAGGTGGGGAACCACGGAGTGCCAGATGTGTATGAGCAACCCCGTGGGCAATTGGATGTGAGTTTTAGTCGGACGGTTGCGAACTATTTCAAATTCAGCATTTCAGCGAAAAACCTACTTGATCCTTACGTCCATTACAAAATAGGAGACGCAACCTATCTTGAGTATAAACTCGGTAGAGCGTTCTCGTTTGGGATCAGCTACAACTTATAGCAGAATAGTTGTCGGTAACAAGAGACTTGCGTTAGACGAAAATCCTTTAACCGATAGCCATTTCAAAATGCAAAAAACGCATAGGATTGTCATTTTTTTGCAACAATCCATCGGTATTTTTTAAGGGTAAGCAAATTGACAACAGCGGCTAAAAAAAATAGCGGCGATGTGTGCCGCCGCGTCGCGACCATCAGTGTCTATCCGTAGGATCGGTTGGACATAAGAAACAAAACAAAAAAGGAGCTGAGTTAGCTAATGTTAAATATTGGGTCAGCCCCTGTATCCACAGGAAGAAGGGGTTTATATCAAAACTATCTGTTCCTGCTAATGGCCATTTTCACGGTTGGATTAGCACTCGCTTATGTCGGTTGTGGTAGCGACGAAGAAGAACACGACCACGCGGAAGACGCAGAAGTCGCTGAAGAAACCATTATCGATGTTGGGGGCAGCCAAGTGGTCGTTCTTGAAGGCAAATTGAACGCCGATAAAACACTCACTTCGGCTTACGATTATCTCCTCCGCGGTGCAGTGTTTGTCGAAGGCGGTGCAACGCTAACGATTGAGGCAGGCGTCCAAATTTACGGCGAACAGGCAACCAATGGCACGCTCATCGTTGCCCAAGGTTCCAAGATCGTGGCAGAAGGCACGGCATCTGCCCCTATCGTTATGTCGAGTGATGCCTTTGAAGGTTCCCGGGCACGGGGTCAGTGGGGTGGCTTGATCATCAACGGTAGCGCGCCCACAAACCAAGGTGTAACCTTTGGTGAAGGTGACACAGGTGCCTTTGGTGGCAACAATCCGAGTGACAGCAGCGGTGTCCTCCGCTATGTCCGCATCGAGTATGCAGGTATAGAATTCAGTCCTGATAACGAATTGAACGGTATCGCCTTCCAAGGTGTTGGCGCTGGCACTGTCGTGGATCACGTCCAAGTCCACATGAACCAAGATGATGGCGTCGAGATGTTCGGTGGCACTGTCAACCTCAAGTATGTCATGGTTACAGGTGCACGCGACGACTCCTTCGACTGGACAGACGGCTGGACAGGTAAAGCGCAGTTCCTTGTCGTGCAACAGTATGGCGACGACGCTGATAACGGCTTTGAAGTTGACAACAGCAGTAAAGACAATGAGGCACAACCCCGTTCCGCCGCGACGATCTACAACGCGACGCTCGTGGGGGATCCCGCGGGTCCCGAAAGCGATAACGGTATGCTGATTCGTGAAGGCGCTGCTGGCACATTCGCAAACTTCATCGTTACCGGCTTTAACAAAGTTGGACTCGATATCAACAACGAAGCGACCCACGCCCAAGCAGATAACGGTAAACTGGTTGTAAAAAACAGTATCTTCTTTGAAAATGGAAAAGGCAACTTCGGCGATGAGAAAGACGACGATGGATTCGATGAAGCCGGTTTCGCCGCTTCCAACGGAAATAAAGAAGTTGATCCCGGTTTGGCAGCACCCTTCAACAAGTCCGCACCGAACTTCACACCCGGCGCGGGCGCAAACGCGGTAACGCCTGCGAGCCCGCCTGCTGATGGGTTCTTTGAACAGGTTGACTTCATCGGTGGCGTGAGCCCAAGCAACAATTGGACCGTAGGATGGACAACGAGTGCACAGAATTAGCGAGCTCACCGCTCACGCAGCTTACAGCCTCCTAACTGTTCTGTTCGCTCACAGCAGTCTCGTCGGATGTGAGAAGCGGGTTTGGGAAAATAGTCTCGACTCGCCAGACCAACTCGGTCTGGCAGTCGTTGACGCACTGAACCGCGAAGATATTGAGCAGCTAAACAGACTCCGTGTGCAACGTGAGGAATACCTCGATTGGATTTGGCCCGCATTCCCCGCAAGCCGTCCGCCGAACAATTTTCCGGGCGATTTCGCTTGGTCTAATCTTAATAAAAAATGTAATATCGGTATGAAAAAGTGGATCGCTCACTTCGGAGCGGTAAATCTGAAGTTCGTTGCCATCCGCTTCGATCGACCCAAAGAGACTTATCAAGGGTTCCAACTTTTGCGTGGAACCGTTTTGACGTTACAGAACGTCGCTGGTGAAAAACGGGAATTGCAGATTCTCGGCTCGGTCGTTGTTAAAAACGATAGATATAAGTTACTGAGCTACGAAGACTAATTACGGATATAGCACGCCTATAGGGTGCTGAAAGGAACGGGAGAAGAAAAATATGAGGACGATTACCGATGTTCAGCGGCAGAACCGAGAAGCCGCCCAACAACGGAAAAAGAAAGCGATCCGGATCGCATGGAGTTTCGCCATCGGACTGCACGTCATCGGGATTATCGCTGGGGGTATCTACTTTATTCAGAAAACCGTGTTGGAGATGCACAAGGATAAGGTAGAGAGTGTCGTTCTGGAAGCCGAGAAGCCGCAACCGAAACGCCGGACTCCACCCCGCGTAGCACGAAAACCCCAAAAACCGAAGTTTTCTAAGGTCCGGGCACCCAAAGGACAGGCTGTCACGACGAGTGCTAAAATCCCGATGGGCAACGCACGTTTCACACTGCCGGCGAGCGATGTTTCGACACGCCCGGTCATGGCACCCAGCACGACAGGGATCGGCAAAAATCTGTTCAGAGCAACTCGACAACAGGCAAGTATCGTTACAACGATGCCGAAATTTGAAGTGCCGAAGTTTGAGTCCACAAGTCTCGTCACCAGAATAGATATGGGAACAAGCCTCGCACAAACGGAGTTTAGCGACCCCGGCAATCTGGAACTCGCCTCTGTCAACTTAGGAGATGCGAAACAGTCTTTTAACGAGTTCCTAAAGGCGGTTCGGGACCGAATCAAACAGGTGCAACGCTTCCCACCGCGTGTCCGAAATTTAGACGAGGGTGCCAGCACAACCGTTCGGTTCACGCTTTTCAAAGACGGCACGATTCGGAATCCAGCCGTCACCGATTCTTCCGGCTCAACAACACTGGATAACGCAGCGATCGCGGCTGTCCAAAACGCCGTGCCTTATCCGCCTTTCCCGGAAGGACAAGAGGGGAATAGTTTGCGACTCGAACTCCCGATTATCTTCGAGTTATCGAATTAACCGACAGACATCTGACAAAAAAAAGGACGACTTTCGGGTCGTCCCTTTTTTTTGTTCGTAGTAGGGAGGCCATTCATTGACCGTTCCCTCGCCGCAAGGCAGTGCGATAGATACATCGCACGCCTACAGACTTACCCTAAAATCTAAAACAGAGGAACCCCTAAAACGCGAGTTTATCCGCTTTTGCCTTTGTTTCATCGACGAATCCCAAAAGAATCAATCCCGTAATAAAGAAAATCATCAATGAAATGATGGCGAGGCGCGCACTGCCGGTGATCTGTTCGATAACGCCAAACGTTACGGGTCCCCAAATTGATGAAAACTTGCTGAAGACAGAATAGAATCCGTAAAACTCCGCACTCGCCTGCTCTGGAATCATCGCGCCATAGAAGGAACGGCTCAACGCCTGTGTCCCACCGAGCACAAGCCCCACAACTATGCCCAAAACAAAGAACTCCGTTGCGGTGTGAATGAAATACCCATACGTAACAACCCCACTCCATAAGACTAAGGCGAACATCACCGAGCGTTTGGCACCGATACGAC from the Candidatus Poribacteria bacterium genome contains:
- a CDS encoding TonB-dependent receptor, with product MGLQVPPFTERFRIGNLLLLVLSIGLVFGEVSADNHETQPVVKITGTVIDNDTETPIAEVSIRVTDTQIRVKTDETGAFSLGLPSGTYKIHASAPFYNTFVITDFQVSTGAAPAPLHIKLTPQVVKLDAIKLPVRLSQSSERGLLEKRMRSSRIEDSISTEEISRLPASSAGEAIKRVTGVSIVGGRYVFVRGLGERYSNTLLNNVEIPSPEPNRRVVPMDIFPASLLASLQTVKTFSPDQPGGFAGGSVQVFTKDFPEELTMSLSMSSSFNTQATGEDGLTYPGGSLDFLGFDDGSRALPNIVRDQAADLPIRERGRFTPLGFTPAEIQEFGQSFANVWSPERRQVPVNQGYKFSLGNSNKIFGNKEFGYLGVISYGNSHSYGTQVRNAFRLGLNETLSPVTSYDVERSGKEVDWGSVLNTSLRFSPEHLLSIKTLFTHTAEDETRTWEGFNADRNTDMRSTRLRYVERQLFSGQVAGMHDFNFGEPALQATDEDPKPPDVSMEWRLTYSRASRDEPDTRENIYEDRGDGTFTFRDVTHSGSRFFFDLEDDEYNARVDWKIPLGAEGLFKFGGLLRDRSRTFDVRRFRFLPADQVDAIVNLSEPPETLFQIQNIAPRVFELRESTRATDNYLADQNIYASYLMLDLPITTKWQVMTGVRLESSDQTVTTYDPFAASRKEIEANLETLDWLPGLNVTYRLTERMNLRLAASRTITRPDFRELAPFEFTDFVGGRTILGNPDLERTQINNFDFRWETFPQIGGILAVSAFYKRFQKPIEQIVQPQAEVRITYENAEGANNYGLELEARQNLGVLTEALRKFSINTNAALISSQVVLPEDVGIQTSSERPLQGQCPYIVNVSVGFEDPNWGISSAIAYNIFGRRLSEVGNHGVPDVYEQPRGQLDVSFSRTVANYFKFSISAKNLLDPYVHYKIGDATYLEYKLGRAFSFGISYNL
- a CDS encoding energy transducer TonB — encoded protein: MRTITDVQRQNREAAQQRKKKAIRIAWSFAIGLHVIGIIAGGIYFIQKTVLEMHKDKVESVVLEAEKPQPKRRTPPRVARKPQKPKFSKVRAPKGQAVTTSAKIPMGNARFTLPASDVSTRPVMAPSTTGIGKNLFRATRQQASIVTTMPKFEVPKFESTSLVTRIDMGTSLAQTEFSDPGNLELASVNLGDAKQSFNEFLKAVRDRIKQVQRFPPRVRNLDEGASTTVRFTLFKDGTIRNPAVTDSSGSTTLDNAAIAAVQNAVPYPPFPEGQEGNSLRLELPIIFELSN